The Montipora capricornis isolate CH-2021 chromosome 6, ASM3666992v2, whole genome shotgun sequence genome has a window encoding:
- the LOC138051781 gene encoding uncharacterized skeletal organic matrix protein 5-like: MLPTDIGKIPVYCHMKSDVGECGGGGWTLLMKINGNKRTFHYDAHLWENNKEFNLPGGETGFDSQETKLPTYWETPFSKICLGMKYGQQIRYIVVNKQADSLYSLIADGQHRATSLSREKWKSLLGSKGSLQPHCNTQGFNAVGSNSGWAKARIGIVANQENDCNTCDSRIGFGTGGRHDSNTCGNEGAHSPDNGDKHIQAFGYILVQ; the protein is encoded by the exons ATGCTGCCGACTGACATTGGAAAAATCCCTGTGTATTGTCACATGAAAAGCGACGTTGGAGAATGCGGTGGTGGAGGATGGACACTGCTCATGAAAATTAATGGTAACAAG CGAACCTTTCACTACGACGCCCACCTCTGGGAAAACAACAAAGAGTTCAACCTACCTGGAGGAGAGACGGGGTTTGACTCACAAGAGACTAAGTTACCGACCTACTGGGAGACACCCTTCTCCAAGATCTGTCTCGGTATGAAGTACGGCCAACAGATCAGGTACATCGTCGTCAACAAGCAGGCCGACTCTCTGTACTCACTGATCGCTGACGGCCAACACCGCGCCACCTCACTGAGCCGTGAAAAATGGAAGTCGCTGCTTGGTTCAAAGGGCTCCTTACAGCCACACTGTAATACGCAAGGCTTCAATGCTGTGGGCTCTAATTCTGGCTGGGCTAAAGCTAGAATCGGTATCGTTGCTAATCAGGAAAATGATTGCAACACCTGTGACTCCAGAATTGGGTTTGGTACAGGAGGACGCCATGACTCTAACACATGTGGAAACGAGGGAGCCCACTCACCAGATAATGGAGACAAACACATCCAAGCCTTTGGATACATCTTAGTGCAGTGA